From a single Rhizobium lusitanum genomic region:
- the metH gene encoding methionine synthase, whose protein sequence is MFDNLFGSETAKRDGSEVFAALRQAASERILVLDGAMGTQIQGLGFDEEHFRGDRFIGCACHQQGNNDLLILTQPDAIEEIHYRYAKAGADILETNTFSSTRIAQADYQMEGAVYDLNKEGAAVVRRAAIRAEREDGKRRFVAGAIGPTNRTASISPDVNNPGYRAVSFDDLRLAYGEQIDGLIDGGADIILIETIFDTLNAKAAIFACEERFEAKGIRLPVMISGTITDLSGRTLSGQTPSAFWNSVRHSRPFTVGLNCALGANAMRPHLQELSGAADTFICAYPNAGLPNEFGQYDESPEMMAEQVEGFARDGLVNIVGGCCGSTPEHIAAIAQAVSKYPPRQLPAHRPFMSLSGLEPFELTKDIPFVNVGERTNVTGSAKFRKLITNADYTAALAVARDQVENGAQVIDINMDEGLIDSEKAMVEFLNLIAAEPDIARVPVMIDSSKFSIIEAGLKCVQGKPIVNSISLKEGEENFLKQARLLRNYGAAVVVMAFDEQGQADSYQRKVEICSRAYKILTEQAGLPPEDIIFDPNIFAVATGIEEHNNYGVDFIEATRTIRQIMPLVHISGGVSNLSFSFRGNEPVREAMHAVFLYHAIQAGMDMGIVNAGQLAVYDNIDPELREACEDVVLNRRSDGTERLLDVAERFRGAGTREAKVQDLAWREWPVEKRLEHALVNGITEYIEADTEEARQTVARPLHVIEGPLMAGMNVVGDLFGAGKMFLPQVVKSARVMKQAVAVLLPFMEAEKLANGGSGERQAAGKILMATVKGDVHDIGKNIVGVVLACNNYEIIDLGVMVPATKILETAIAEKVDIIGLSGLITPSLDEMVHVAAEMERQGFDIPLLIGGATTSRVHTAVKINPRYEKGQTVYVTDASRAVGVVSALLSPEAKQGYVDTIKAEYAKVAAAHARSEAEKVRLPIARARANAEKLDWANYKTVKPQFFGTKVFENYDLAELAKYIDWTPFFQTWELKGRFPAILEDEKQGEAARQLYADAQAMLEKIIAENWFRPRAVIGFWPAGAVGDDIKLFTDEARSDELGTFYTLRQQLSKRDGRPNVALSDFVAPIASGVEEYVGGFVVTAGIEEIAIAERFERANDDYSSILVKALADRFAEAFAERMHERVRREFWGYATDESLSSDELLSETYAGIRPAPGYPAQPDHTEKETLFRLLDAEAATGVKLTESYAMWPGSSVSGIYIGHPGSYYFGVAKVERDQVEDYAARKGMPVVEVERWLGPVLNYVPEKRDAVVDDAA, encoded by the coding sequence ATGTTTGACAATCTTTTTGGTTCGGAAACGGCGAAACGCGACGGCAGCGAGGTGTTCGCTGCCTTGAGGCAGGCGGCGAGCGAGCGCATCCTTGTGCTGGATGGCGCGATGGGCACGCAGATCCAGGGCCTCGGCTTTGACGAGGAGCATTTTCGCGGTGATCGCTTCATCGGCTGTGCCTGTCATCAGCAGGGCAACAACGATCTTCTGATTCTCACGCAGCCCGATGCCATCGAGGAAATTCATTATCGTTACGCCAAGGCCGGCGCGGATATTCTCGAGACCAATACGTTCTCTTCGACCCGCATCGCCCAGGCCGATTATCAGATGGAAGGCGCGGTTTACGACCTTAACAAGGAGGGTGCCGCCGTTGTCCGCCGGGCAGCGATCCGCGCCGAGCGCGAGGACGGCAAGCGCCGTTTCGTCGCAGGGGCCATTGGTCCGACCAACCGCACCGCCTCGATTTCTCCTGACGTCAATAATCCTGGCTATCGTGCTGTCAGTTTCGACGATCTGCGCCTGGCCTATGGCGAGCAGATCGATGGACTGATCGATGGCGGCGCCGATATCATCCTGATTGAGACCATCTTTGATACTCTGAATGCCAAGGCGGCGATTTTCGCTTGCGAGGAACGGTTCGAAGCCAAGGGCATCCGTCTGCCTGTGATGATTTCCGGGACCATCACCGATCTCTCCGGCCGCACGCTTTCCGGCCAGACGCCATCGGCCTTCTGGAACTCGGTGCGCCATTCCAGACCCTTCACTGTCGGTCTCAACTGCGCGCTCGGCGCTAATGCCATGCGGCCGCATTTGCAGGAGCTTTCGGGCGCTGCCGATACCTTTATCTGCGCTTATCCAAATGCCGGCCTGCCGAATGAATTCGGCCAATATGACGAATCGCCGGAGATGATGGCGGAGCAGGTCGAAGGCTTTGCTCGTGACGGTCTGGTGAATATCGTCGGCGGCTGCTGTGGCTCTACGCCCGAGCACATTGCCGCGATCGCTCAAGCCGTTTCCAAATATCCTCCGCGTCAGCTCCCGGCGCACCGTCCGTTCATGTCTCTCTCTGGCCTCGAGCCCTTCGAATTGACCAAGGACATTCCCTTCGTCAATGTCGGCGAGCGAACCAACGTCACCGGCTCGGCAAAATTCCGCAAGCTGATCACAAATGCCGACTACACTGCAGCACTCGCCGTCGCCCGCGACCAGGTCGAGAACGGCGCGCAGGTAATCGACATCAATATGGATGAAGGCCTGATCGATTCCGAGAAGGCGATGGTCGAATTCCTGAATTTGATCGCCGCCGAGCCCGATATTGCCCGCGTGCCTGTTATGATCGACAGTTCGAAATTCTCGATCATCGAAGCCGGCCTGAAATGCGTGCAGGGCAAGCCGATCGTCAACTCGATCTCCCTGAAAGAGGGTGAGGAGAACTTCCTCAAGCAGGCGCGACTGCTGCGCAACTATGGCGCGGCCGTGGTGGTCATGGCGTTCGATGAGCAGGGGCAAGCTGATAGCTACCAGCGCAAGGTCGAGATCTGCTCTCGCGCCTACAAAATCCTGACCGAACAGGCCGGGCTGCCTCCCGAAGACATCATCTTCGACCCGAACATCTTCGCGGTTGCGACGGGTATCGAGGAGCATAACAACTACGGCGTCGACTTCATCGAGGCAACGCGGACGATCCGCCAGATCATGCCGCTGGTCCATATCTCCGGCGGCGTATCGAACCTCTCCTTCTCCTTCCGCGGTAACGAGCCGGTGCGTGAGGCGATGCATGCCGTATTCCTCTACCACGCCATTCAGGCGGGTATGGATATGGGCATTGTCAATGCTGGCCAGCTTGCGGTCTATGACAACATCGATCCTGAACTGCGCGAAGCCTGCGAAGATGTGGTTCTGAACCGCCGATCCGATGGCACCGAGCGGCTGCTGGATGTTGCCGAGCGATTCCGCGGGGCCGGTACCCGGGAAGCCAAGGTGCAGGACCTGGCTTGGCGTGAATGGCCGGTCGAGAAGCGGCTTGAACATGCGCTGGTCAACGGCATCACCGAATACATCGAAGCCGATACCGAAGAGGCTCGTCAGACTGTGGCGCGGCCGCTGCACGTCATCGAAGGGCCGCTGATGGCCGGCATGAACGTCGTCGGTGATCTCTTCGGGGCGGGCAAGATGTTCCTGCCACAGGTGGTGAAGTCGGCCCGCGTCATGAAGCAGGCTGTTGCCGTGCTGCTGCCCTTCATGGAGGCGGAAAAGCTTGCCAATGGCGGTAGCGGCGAACGCCAGGCCGCCGGCAAGATACTGATGGCGACCGTCAAGGGCGACGTCCACGATATTGGCAAGAACATCGTCGGTGTCGTGCTCGCCTGCAACAACTATGAAATCATCGATCTTGGCGTCATGGTGCCGGCGACAAAGATCCTGGAAACAGCGATTGCCGAGAAGGTCGATATCATCGGTCTCTCCGGCCTGATTACCCCCTCGCTGGATGAAATGGTCCATGTCGCGGCGGAAATGGAGCGGCAGGGCTTTGACATTCCATTGCTGATTGGCGGCGCGACCACCAGCCGCGTGCACACGGCAGTGAAGATCAATCCGCGCTATGAGAAGGGTCAGACGGTCTATGTCACCGATGCCAGCCGTGCGGTCGGCGTCGTCTCGGCGCTGCTGTCGCCCGAGGCCAAGCAGGGATATGTCGACACCATCAAGGCGGAATATGCCAAGGTGGCGGCGGCGCATGCCCGCAGCGAAGCCGAGAAGGTACGCTTGCCGATCGCGAGGGCTCGCGCGAATGCCGAGAAGCTGGATTGGGCAAACTATAAGACGGTGAAGCCGCAGTTCTTCGGAACGAAGGTGTTTGAAAACTATGACCTGGCCGAGCTTGCCAAATACATTGACTGGACGCCGTTCTTCCAGACCTGGGAGTTGAAGGGCCGTTTTCCGGCGATCCTTGAAGACGAGAAGCAGGGGGAGGCGGCGCGGCAGCTTTATGCCGACGCACAAGCGATGCTCGAGAAAATCATCGCTGAAAACTGGTTCCGTCCGCGTGCCGTCATCGGCTTCTGGCCGGCGGGCGCTGTCGGCGACGATATCAAGCTGTTCACCGATGAAGCTCGCTCCGACGAACTTGGGACCTTCTACACGCTGCGTCAGCAACTGTCGAAGCGTGATGGACGGCCGAATGTGGCTCTGTCGGATTTCGTGGCGCCGATTGCCAGTGGCGTCGAGGAATATGTCGGTGGCTTCGTCGTCACGGCCGGCATCGAGGAGATCGCCATTGCCGAGCGTTTCGAGCGTGCCAATGACGACTACTCCTCGATCCTCGTCAAGGCTTTGGCCGATCGCTTCGCTGAAGCTTTTGCCGAGCGCATGCATGAGCGAGTGCGGCGCGAGTTCTGGGGCTATGCCACGGATGAGAGCCTGAGCAGTGACGAACTCTTGTCAGAAACTTATGCCGGCATCCGCCCGGCGCCTGGCTATCCCGCCCAGCCCGATCACACCGAGAAGGAGACCTTGTTCCGTCTGCTCGATGCTGAAGCTGCGACGGGCGTAAAGCTCACCGAGAGCTACGCCATGTGGCCCGGGTCTTCCGTCTCCGGCATCTATATCGGTCACCCCGGCTCCTATTATTTCGGCGTCGCCAAGGTCGAGCGCGATCAGGTCGAAGACTATGCGGCCCGCAAGGGGATGCCTGTGGTGGAGGTGGAGCGCTGGCTTGGGCCGGTGCTCAACTATGTGCCGGAAAAGCGGGATGCCGTCGTGGACGACGCAGCATAA
- a CDS encoding AGE family epimerase/isomerase — protein MSIQRETAALENWSTRAYHRRWLLDQASGLFDFFQYRSVNPKGGFYDMDDAGKPLDAVNPVRGIHSTARMVHCFAIGSLLGRPGSEDIVDHGINYLWKHHRDTKHGGYVWSLNNDGPVDASKQGYGHAFVLLAASSAKIIGHPLADGMLADVTEILNTKFWEEKHGAIAEEFNQDWSPIDGGSYRGQNSNMHLTEALMAAFEATGDKAYLDKAESIADLVIRRSAGSVGWRVAEHFNADWVLDKDYRGNEMFRPSGTTPGHWLEWARLILQLWSLGGQRHDWMPEAAKGLFSQSMSLGWDNNKGGFFYTLDWADVPAKRNKLWWPASEAAGAAHYLNQHLPSDFHEASYRKIWGAIGTSFIDHRNGGWHEELTEDLVPAHTLFPGKGDIYHALQACLIPLFPATGSLTKVIAEAGGKI, from the coding sequence ATGAGCATACAGCGTGAAACGGCGGCTCTCGAGAATTGGAGCACGCGTGCCTACCACCGGCGCTGGCTGCTTGACCAGGCAAGCGGGCTTTTCGATTTCTTCCAGTATCGCAGCGTCAATCCCAAGGGTGGCTTCTACGATATGGACGATGCCGGCAAACCGCTCGATGCGGTTAATCCCGTGCGCGGCATTCACTCGACCGCCCGTATGGTTCATTGCTTCGCGATCGGTTCGCTGCTCGGACGACCGGGCTCAGAAGATATTGTCGATCACGGCATCAACTATCTTTGGAAACATCATCGCGACACCAAGCACGGCGGCTATGTCTGGTCGCTCAACAATGACGGTCCGGTCGATGCCAGCAAGCAAGGCTATGGCCATGCCTTCGTGCTGCTCGCCGCCTCCTCCGCCAAGATCATCGGCCATCCGCTCGCTGACGGCATGCTCGCCGATGTCACCGAGATCCTGAATACGAAATTCTGGGAAGAGAAGCACGGCGCCATCGCCGAGGAATTCAACCAGGATTGGTCGCCGATCGATGGCGGCAGCTATCGCGGCCAGAATTCCAACATGCACCTGACGGAAGCTTTGATGGCCGCCTTCGAAGCGACCGGCGACAAGGCCTATCTCGACAAGGCGGAAAGCATTGCCGATCTCGTCATCCGCCGCTCCGCCGGTTCTGTCGGCTGGCGCGTTGCCGAGCACTTCAATGCCGATTGGGTGCTCGACAAGGACTATCGCGGCAACGAGATGTTCCGCCCATCCGGCACGACGCCGGGACATTGGCTGGAATGGGCGCGCCTGATCCTGCAACTCTGGTCACTCGGCGGCCAGCGGCACGACTGGATGCCGGAGGCCGCAAAAGGCCTGTTCTCCCAATCCATGTCACTGGGCTGGGACAATAACAAAGGCGGCTTCTTCTATACGCTGGATTGGGCCGACGTGCCAGCCAAGCGTAATAAGCTCTGGTGGCCTGCCAGCGAAGCCGCCGGTGCTGCGCACTATCTCAACCAGCATCTGCCGAGTGACTTCCACGAGGCGAGCTACCGTAAGATCTGGGGAGCCATCGGCACCTCCTTCATCGACCACCGGAATGGCGGCTGGCACGAGGAGCTGACGGAAGACCTCGTTCCCGCCCATACGCTTTTCCCCGGAAAGGGCGACATTTATCACGCCTTGCAGGCGTGCCTCATCCCCCTATTCCCGGCAACCGGCAGCCTGACGAAAGTCATCGCCGAGGCCGGCGGAAAGATCTGA
- a CDS encoding heme-degrading domain-containing protein has product MTIEQDLSRIALQEETLRFDAFDLSTAWVLGKLLHDLASERNLGVAIDITLHSMPVFYIALPGSTPDNSNWIRRKRNMALRYFRSSYASTLRLEKQGKTIEDNGLSSAEYAASGGSFPIFVNGSGCIGAVTVSGLPQREDHNLVVEALALTLGHELHNLNLS; this is encoded by the coding sequence ATGACGATCGAACAGGACCTCAGCCGCATCGCATTGCAGGAAGAGACGCTGCGTTTCGACGCTTTCGATCTTTCAACCGCCTGGGTGCTTGGCAAATTGCTGCATGACCTTGCCAGCGAGCGCAATCTCGGGGTCGCGATCGACATCACGCTGCATTCCATGCCTGTTTTCTATATTGCTTTGCCGGGTTCGACGCCGGACAATTCCAATTGGATCCGGCGGAAGCGCAATATGGCGCTGCGCTATTTCCGTAGCAGTTACGCCAGCACGTTGCGGCTGGAAAAGCAGGGCAAGACGATCGAGGACAACGGGCTTTCCAGCGCGGAATACGCCGCATCTGGTGGCAGCTTCCCGATCTTCGTCAATGGTTCGGGCTGTATCGGTGCCGTCACCGTTTCAGGTCTCCCGCAGCGTGAAGACCATAATCTTGTCGTTGAGGCCCTGGCGCTGACGCTTGGCCACGAACTGCACAATCTCAACCTGTCGTAA
- a CDS encoding ATP-grasp fold amidoligase family protein: MTDKTAERDAFLIPGYLQKGLGERARNLLWRLMSPLPDKPYCALKYFVIRGKFPNLTSPRTFTDKIQARKLYDRNPLFPRFVDKAGAKTLIAERVGGQYVIPTQWVGSDLSKLDWSVITLPAVVKPTHASGVGRFLHGQRDIEQLLKDDPSTEWMAIDHASYNREWAYSRVEPRILIETMLLADGHVPWDYRLFTFNGKVSHIEIDIRENGRGYSCNYTPEWQKLPFYDPDYLGLYPGEVARPSRLDEMIHIAETIARDIDFVRVDLYASADWVYVGELTFYPGGGFEAFEPENYDLVLGQKWHLGFEMPKR; the protein is encoded by the coding sequence GTGACGGATAAGACTGCCGAACGAGATGCATTCCTCATTCCCGGATATTTGCAGAAGGGATTGGGTGAACGCGCGCGCAACTTGCTCTGGCGCCTGATGTCCCCGCTGCCGGACAAGCCCTATTGCGCACTCAAATATTTCGTCATTCGCGGCAAGTTCCCCAACCTGACATCGCCGCGGACTTTCACCGATAAGATCCAGGCTCGCAAGCTCTACGACCGCAATCCGCTGTTTCCGCGTTTCGTCGACAAGGCCGGGGCTAAGACGCTGATTGCCGAGCGAGTCGGCGGCCAATATGTCATTCCCACGCAATGGGTTGGCAGCGATCTTTCCAAGCTCGATTGGTCCGTCATCACTTTGCCGGCCGTCGTCAAGCCGACGCATGCGAGCGGCGTCGGCCGGTTTCTCCATGGGCAGCGCGATATCGAGCAGTTGCTCAAGGACGATCCTTCAACCGAGTGGATGGCGATCGACCATGCCTCCTACAATAGGGAGTGGGCGTATAGCCGGGTTGAACCTCGCATTCTCATCGAGACCATGTTGCTTGCCGACGGGCACGTTCCCTGGGACTACCGGCTTTTCACGTTCAACGGCAAGGTCTCGCATATCGAGATCGACATCCGTGAAAATGGTCGAGGCTATTCCTGCAATTATACGCCTGAATGGCAGAAGCTGCCGTTCTACGATCCTGACTATCTTGGCCTCTATCCGGGCGAGGTGGCTCGACCATCGCGGCTTGATGAAATGATTCACATTGCCGAGACGATTGCCCGCGACATCGATTTTGTCCGCGTCGATCTCTATGCTTCTGCTGACTGGGTCTATGTTGGCGAGCTGACCTTTTATCCCGGTGGCGGCTTCGAGGCTTTCGAGCCTGAAAACTACGATCTCGTGCTCGGCCAGAAATGGCATCTCGGTTTCGAGATGCCGAAGAGATAG
- a CDS encoding lipopolysaccharide biosynthesis protein yields MSAYTSNLLKSSLISLAATVISLAAGFASSVIAARLLGPAGSGKVAYALWIATSATALADMGLPQTLLRNAGALSGEGGAWKALVRSAFRSFMISVAMVGTGILFYAVITYTYRDARHAWFWVVTALLFLSYAFYVFSTAIARGRNRFGQTARSTVVGGTLQIPLVFAGAWLLGPTGALIGYVARYLPQALHLRSYIDRNVPASSGALTPEMHRYGRYMWLSDLIEILVLSRIEFLFLGFFFSATGIGYFAAGLGLAGLIEQVMLQISPALIVSFTDAHAKGDRQSLQATYGRVIRMVALVMLPISFGGAIIMPDLMPLIFGNAFEPAIPAAATLLAFVWLAGLSVIPWGMISASGRSDLLLRVQIICGLLTVLLLAALVPLSGLEGAAIARATITTLTFVLLAWTAWKSAHAAIPLEALARTIFAAVICATTAGVAVYYLDGLVAIITAIPAGAIAYLLAVRMLRLVEASDSRLLMDTIGGKLPGPARPLVYGLLAFLAPR; encoded by the coding sequence ATGAGTGCCTATACATCCAATCTCTTAAAAAGCTCGCTGATCAGCTTGGCGGCGACTGTGATTTCGCTTGCGGCCGGCTTTGCCAGCAGCGTCATCGCCGCGCGTCTGCTCGGTCCCGCCGGCTCAGGCAAGGTCGCCTATGCGCTCTGGATCGCGACATCCGCCACTGCCTTGGCCGATATGGGCCTGCCCCAGACATTGCTGCGCAATGCCGGCGCTCTTTCGGGTGAAGGCGGCGCCTGGAAGGCATTGGTGCGCTCAGCATTCCGCAGTTTCATGATATCCGTTGCCATGGTGGGAACCGGCATCCTCTTTTATGCCGTGATCACCTATACCTATCGCGATGCGCGGCACGCCTGGTTCTGGGTCGTGACGGCGTTGCTGTTCCTGAGCTACGCGTTCTACGTCTTTTCAACCGCCATCGCTCGCGGTCGCAATCGCTTCGGACAAACGGCGCGCAGCACGGTCGTCGGTGGCACTCTCCAGATTCCCCTCGTCTTCGCAGGCGCCTGGCTGCTCGGCCCCACGGGGGCGCTGATCGGCTATGTTGCTCGCTATCTGCCGCAAGCATTGCACCTGCGCAGTTATATCGACCGTAACGTCCCTGCTTCGAGCGGAGCGTTGACGCCAGAAATGCACCGCTATGGCCGCTACATGTGGCTAAGCGACCTCATAGAGATCCTGGTACTGTCTCGCATCGAATTCCTGTTTCTCGGCTTCTTCTTCTCGGCGACCGGCATCGGCTATTTCGCAGCGGGCCTCGGTCTCGCCGGACTGATCGAGCAAGTCATGCTGCAGATCTCGCCGGCGCTGATCGTCAGCTTTACGGACGCCCATGCGAAGGGGGATCGGCAGTCGTTGCAGGCGACCTATGGGCGCGTCATCCGTATGGTGGCCCTCGTCATGCTGCCCATCAGTTTCGGCGGTGCGATCATCATGCCAGACCTGATGCCGCTCATCTTCGGCAATGCCTTCGAGCCTGCTATTCCGGCCGCAGCAACACTGCTTGCCTTCGTCTGGCTTGCCGGCCTTTCGGTCATTCCCTGGGGCATGATCAGCGCTTCCGGGCGCAGTGATCTGCTGTTGCGCGTACAGATTATCTGCGGCTTGCTGACTGTGCTGTTGCTTGCCGCCTTGGTGCCGCTGTCGGGCCTCGAGGGCGCGGCAATCGCCCGCGCGACGATCACCACGCTGACCTTTGTCCTGCTCGCCTGGACCGCATGGAAGAGCGCCCATGCCGCCATTCCGCTTGAGGCGCTGGCAAGGACGATATTTGCAGCCGTCATTTGCGCCACTACAGCCGGTGTCGCCGTCTATTATCTCGATGGCCTCGTGGCAATCATAACGGCCATTCCCGCTGGTGCGATCGCCTACCTGCTGGCGGTCCGCATGCTGCGTCTGGTGGAGGCGAGCGATAGCCGATTGCTGATGGATACGATCGGCGGCAAGCTGCCTGGACCGGCCCGCCCGCTGGTCTACGGCTTGCTAGCCTTCCTCGCGCCACGCTGA
- a CDS encoding GumK N-terminal domain-containing glycosyltransferase, producing MTDLEKGAAAEDGVGPGRKIVILTSHVFLRGYRKASVHFVASRWAEQGHDVHFLTIGHSRLTLLKDRARFRAMSERQANRFETVAPNLRAGAYLPPLHAFSSGNRILNAANGMLFRLYGNYLPRFARSTLAAADLVVIESGSALAFFDYIKKLNPGARTLYFCRDLLRSVGAAPVLQDMQAAAIGRFGTVCVPSERLGALLPYGGRVRVIPQGVDAVLLDRVQPSPYPPGSRNAVSIGNMLFDETTVAAMAAAAPDVIFHVFGADWRGSAPPNITVYGERDFESIVPFLQHADFGIAPYRLTRDEIYLAESSLKLAQYSYCGLPILLPDLIPFTRANAIAYRLDGETAWREKIDMALAMQRSPAFREGILTWDDVARQTLDAAFETK from the coding sequence GTGACAGACCTGGAAAAAGGAGCGGCGGCAGAAGACGGCGTCGGGCCGGGACGAAAGATCGTCATTCTGACGTCGCATGTCTTTCTGCGTGGCTACCGCAAGGCGTCAGTCCATTTCGTGGCGTCTCGCTGGGCGGAGCAGGGACATGATGTTCATTTCCTGACGATTGGTCACAGTCGGCTGACCCTGCTGAAGGATCGCGCGCGCTTTCGGGCGATGTCGGAACGCCAGGCGAACAGGTTCGAGACGGTCGCACCGAATCTCCGGGCGGGTGCCTACCTGCCACCATTGCATGCCTTTAGTTCCGGCAACCGTATTCTGAACGCAGCGAATGGAATGCTTTTCCGGCTCTACGGCAATTACCTGCCGCGCTTTGCCCGCAGCACTCTTGCCGCAGCCGATCTTGTGGTGATTGAAAGCGGTTCAGCGCTTGCCTTCTTCGACTACATCAAGAAGCTCAATCCCGGGGCACGAACCCTCTATTTCTGTCGCGACCTGCTCCGAAGCGTCGGCGCAGCACCCGTGTTGCAAGATATGCAGGCGGCCGCGATTGGACGTTTCGGTACGGTCTGCGTGCCCTCTGAGCGCCTTGGCGCACTGCTACCATACGGTGGGCGCGTGCGGGTTATACCACAGGGCGTCGATGCGGTTCTGCTCGATCGCGTGCAACCATCACCGTATCCTCCAGGCAGCCGTAATGCCGTCTCCATCGGTAATATGCTGTTCGATGAGACTACGGTTGCCGCGATGGCGGCGGCGGCGCCGGACGTCATTTTTCACGTCTTCGGCGCAGATTGGCGCGGTTCTGCGCCGCCAAATATCACGGTCTATGGCGAGCGCGATTTCGAAAGCATCGTACCGTTTCTGCAGCACGCGGATTTTGGTATCGCGCCTTACCGGTTGACGCGGGACGAGATCTATCTGGCGGAGTCGAGCCTGAAGCTTGCGCAATACAGCTATTGCGGCTTGCCTATCCTCTTGCCCGACCTGATCCCTTTCACCCGCGCCAATGCTATCGCCTATCGACTGGACGGCGAAACCGCCTGGCGAGAGAAGATCGATATGGCGCTGGCAATGCAGCGTTCACCGGCGTTTCGCGAAGGGATTTTGACCTGGGATGATGTGGCCCGGCAAACGCTCGACGCTGCCTTCGAAACGAAGTAA
- a CDS encoding polysaccharide lyase: MNAKYALPALLACTCTSAMTPALAKDPAQLVLRDGFDGTDFDPAGHLYYRDNSEQKAGTVEFQSEVKRNGTGALKLSVKPLCAPGKANCSERAEIWERTKYRVPYDQGVWYGFAVKFADPIPSGDHRYLIAQWKREIGPTAKGDFSPFLALRLNNGKLFATVETNYVPPPKTYSRDGTKACDGNQTPVWFRSDTNQMRALVATDSNWGKDDGQEFTGCTSAITVTDHGNKLPTPDSGWIDFAIYTKPGPDGTGHIELFANDKWIVTIKGHIGHADKGLGKNQYFKFGPYRAADTTEWTLYYDDFRRSPNCADVLSDPSLCPMK; this comes from the coding sequence ATGAACGCGAAATATGCACTGCCCGCCCTTTTGGCCTGCACTTGCACCAGCGCCATGACCCCGGCCTTGGCCAAGGATCCCGCCCAATTGGTTCTTCGCGACGGTTTCGACGGTACCGATTTCGATCCGGCAGGCCATCTCTACTATCGCGATAATTCCGAACAGAAGGCCGGCACGGTCGAATTCCAATCGGAGGTGAAGCGCAACGGCACGGGCGCGCTGAAACTCAGCGTCAAGCCACTCTGCGCGCCAGGCAAGGCGAATTGCAGCGAAAGAGCGGAAATCTGGGAGCGCACCAAATATCGCGTCCCCTATGATCAAGGGGTTTGGTACGGCTTTGCGGTCAAATTCGCCGATCCCATTCCGTCAGGCGATCATCGCTATCTCATTGCGCAATGGAAGCGAGAGATTGGACCTACGGCAAAGGGTGATTTTAGTCCCTTCCTGGCGCTGCGGCTGAACAACGGCAAGCTCTTCGCGACGGTCGAAACCAACTATGTCCCCCCGCCAAAGACCTATTCCCGCGATGGGACAAAGGCCTGTGACGGCAACCAGACACCCGTCTGGTTTCGCTCGGACACCAACCAGATGCGAGCGCTGGTCGCGACCGACAGCAATTGGGGCAAGGACGACGGCCAGGAATTTACCGGCTGCACCAGCGCCATCACCGTGACCGACCATGGCAACAAGTTGCCGACGCCGGATTCCGGCTGGATCGACTTCGCCATCTATACCAAGCCAGGCCCCGATGGCACCGGCCATATCGAGCTATTCGCCAACGATAAATGGATCGTCACCATCAAGGGACACATAGGCCATGCCGACAAGGGACTGGGCAAGAACCAGTATTTCAAGTTCGGCCCCTATCGTGCCGCCGACACGACGGAATGGACGCTTTACTACGACGATTTCCGCCGATCCCCCAACTGCGCCGATGTGTTGTCGGATCCGAGTCTCTGCCCGATGAAGTGA